The proteins below are encoded in one region of Hemiscyllium ocellatum isolate sHemOce1 chromosome 3, sHemOce1.pat.X.cur, whole genome shotgun sequence:
- the olig3 gene encoding oligodendrocyte transcription factor 3 — protein MNSDSSSLSSRASSPDVDEIYLRDHLQHQDSRMNSVSSTQNDLLQQLANEHSITTLNRSEDKTGGKFKVKKQLSEQDLQNLRLKINGRERKRMHDLNLAMDGLREVMPYAHGPSVRKLSKIATLLLARNYILMLSNSLEEMKRLVGEIYGGHHSAFHCGTVGHSAGHPGHSTSAHQVHPILGSALTSSSSSISASLPGISAVRPPHSLLKTSSAPPVPLGNTFQHWAGLPCPCTICQVPPPPHISALSTANMPRLSTDGKDLMK, from the coding sequence ATGAATTCTGACTCGAGCTCTCTCTCTAGCAGAGCTTCGTCGCCAGACGTGGATGAAATTTATCTGAGGGATCACCTGCAACACCAGGACTCCAGGATGAACTCGGTCTCTTCCACACAGAATGATTTGCTCCAGCAACTCGCCAATGAACACAGCATCACTACCCTCAACAGATCCGAGGACAAGACGGGAGGCAAGTTCAAAGTGAAAAAGCAACTCTCGGAGCAAGACTTGCAGAACCTGCGGCTGAAGATTAACGGGAGAGAGCGCAAAAGGATGCACGACTTGAATCTGGCGATGGACGGGCTCAGAGAGGTCATGCCTTacgcccatgggccgtcagtgcGGAAACTTTCCAAAATCGCCACTTTGCTGCTGGCCAGAAACTACATCCTGATGCTGTCCAACTCACTGGAAGAGATGAAAAGACTAGTCGGGGAGATTTACGGCGGGCATCATTCTGCTTTCCATTGCGGGACAGTGGGACACTCTGCTGGGCACCCAGGACACTCCACTTCTGCCCATCAGGTCCACCCCATCCTGGGCAGTGCCCTGACCTCATCCTCTTCCTCCATCTCGGCTTCTCTACCGGGCATCAGCGCGGTGAGACCTCCTCATTCACTGTTGAAAACGTCGTCCGCGCCCCCGGTACCGTTAGGAAACACTTTTCAGCACTGGGCAGGATTGCCATGTCCCTGTACCATCTGCCAGGTGCCACCGCCGCCTCACATCTCAGCCCTGAGCACAGCCAACATGCCAAGGCTCTCTACAGATGGTAAAGACTTAATGAAGTAA